A genomic segment from Lutibacter sp. A80 encodes:
- the xylE gene encoding D-xylose transporter XylE, which yields MKPSNSIYLLKLTIVATLGGLLFGYDTAVISGTVSSLESFFVLPFGLGEMEANARLGFVVSSALIGCVIGGVLGGLVSKKLGRKNGLILAASLFLFSAIGSAMPEMLLKPIGDGDHTFIYIFIVYRIIGGIGVGLASMLSPLYIAEIAPAKSRGKLVSMNQFAIIFGMLVVYFVNYYISRQGDDTWLNLVGWRWMFASEVIPASLFLIMLFFVPDTPRSLMLKSKPEKALKVLIKVNGVEEGKKILAEIQNTVESHSGKLFSFGITVIVIGILLSIFQQFVGINVVLYYAPEIFKSMGSGTDTALLQTIIVGAVNLLFTVLAILTVDKYGRKPLMIVGAAGMAISMFALGTTFFMESVGIGALIFMLIYVASFAMSWGPVCWVLLSEIFPNKIRGKALAVAVAAQWISNYLVSWTFPMMDKNTYLLEKFNHGFAYWIYGVMGVLAMVLVWKFVPETKGKTLEEMEKIWLKK from the coding sequence ATGAAACCATCAAATTCAATCTATTTATTAAAACTAACTATCGTAGCAACACTTGGAGGATTGCTATTTGGTTATGATACCGCAGTAATATCAGGAACGGTAAGTTCTTTAGAAAGTTTTTTTGTATTACCCTTTGGTTTAGGAGAAATGGAGGCAAACGCCCGATTGGGATTTGTAGTTTCAAGTGCACTTATTGGATGTGTAATTGGAGGAGTTTTAGGAGGATTAGTCAGTAAAAAATTAGGTCGTAAAAATGGATTGATTTTAGCTGCCTCTTTATTTTTATTCTCAGCTATTGGGTCTGCAATGCCTGAAATGCTACTAAAACCTATTGGTGATGGCGACCATACATTTATTTATATTTTTATAGTTTATAGAATTATTGGAGGTATAGGAGTTGGATTAGCATCTATGTTATCTCCTTTATATATTGCAGAAATAGCACCTGCCAAAAGTAGAGGTAAATTAGTTTCAATGAATCAATTTGCCATTATATTTGGTATGTTAGTTGTATATTTTGTAAACTATTACATTTCAAGACAAGGAGACGATACTTGGTTAAATTTAGTAGGTTGGAGATGGATGTTTGCTTCAGAAGTAATTCCAGCAAGTTTATTTTTAATTATGCTGTTCTTTGTACCAGATACTCCAAGATCTTTAATGTTAAAATCGAAACCTGAAAAAGCGTTAAAAGTTTTAATAAAAGTAAATGGTGTTGAAGAAGGAAAGAAAATATTGGCTGAAATTCAAAATACAGTTGAAAGTCATTCTGGCAAATTGTTTTCTTTTGGAATTACTGTAATTGTTATTGGTATATTACTTTCAATTTTCCAACAGTTTGTTGGTATTAACGTGGTATTATATTACGCTCCAGAAATTTTTAAAAGTATGGGTTCTGGAACCGATACAGCTTTGTTACAAACAATAATAGTTGGTGCTGTTAATTTATTATTTACAGTATTAGCAATTTTAACTGTGGATAAATATGGAAGAAAACCATTAATGATTGTTGGAGCAGCTGGTATGGCAATATCAATGTTTGCATTAGGTACAACCTTTTTTATGGAATCCGTTGGAATAGGCGCATTAATATTTATGTTAATTTATGTAGCAAGTTTTGCAATGAGTTGGGGACCTGTTTGTTGGGTGTTATTGTCTGAGATTTTTCCGAATAAAATTCGTGGAAAAGCGTTAGCAGTTGCCGTAGCAGCGCAATGGATTTCTAATTATTTAGTTTCTTGGACATTCCCAATGATGGATAAAAACACGTATTTATTAGAAAAATTCAATCACGGTTTTGCCTATTGGATTTACGGTGTAATGGGCGTATTGGCAATGGTGTTGGTTTGGAAATTTGTTCCAGAAACAAAAGGAAAAACTTTAGAAGAAATGGAGAAAATTTGGTTGAAAAAATAG
- a CDS encoding type B 50S ribosomal protein L31, translated as MRKGIHPENYRMVAFKDMSNDDVFLTRSTVNTKETLDVDGVEYPLVKLEISRSSHPFYTGKSKLIDTAGRIDKFKSKYAKFKK; from the coding sequence ATGAGAAAAGGTATACACCCAGAAAATTATAGAATGGTAGCATTTAAAGATATGTCTAATGATGATGTATTTTTAACTCGTTCAACAGTAAATACTAAAGAAACTTTAGATGTAGATGGTGTTGAATATCCTTTAGTAAAATTAGAAATTTCAAGGAGTTCACATCCTTTCTACACTGGTAAATCTAAATTAATAGATACTGCAGGACGTATTGACAAGTTCAAATCTAAATATGCTAAATTTAAAAAGTAA
- a CDS encoding glutaminyl-peptide cyclotransferase: protein MKYRSILVFLAVLFLVSCKSEYKFILNSPQKIQSNQELTISISEKGNKPIDSVHFSIGSKKIESNNNTSSTIKVNDFKLGKHTVTAIVFFEGKTKKITKPVYFMADSSPEIYTYKIINTYPHDKNAFTQGLEYYNGFLYEGTGRKGQSYIRKVELETGKVLQQKDLDAKYFGEGVTILNNKIHQLTWQGGIGIVYDLDTFEKEKEFKYTKSLQGWGFANNGKQLLKTDGTERIWFLNPETFIEESYIEAYTNKRKVENLNELEYINGLIYANIWQQNSILIINPKNGKVEGVADLDGLKTEILKEQNLVDSDEVLNGIAYDKENNRLFVTGKHWAKLFEIELIKK from the coding sequence ATGAAATATAGGTCAATATTAGTTTTTTTAGCTGTTCTTTTTTTAGTTTCTTGTAAAAGTGAGTACAAATTTATTTTAAATAGTCCTCAAAAAATACAAAGTAATCAAGAACTAACTATTTCAATATCAGAAAAAGGTAACAAGCCAATAGATTCAGTTCACTTTTCAATCGGTTCTAAAAAAATTGAAAGTAACAACAACACTTCTTCAACTATAAAAGTTAACGATTTTAAATTAGGAAAACACACTGTTACTGCCATTGTATTTTTTGAAGGTAAAACAAAAAAAATAACAAAACCTGTTTATTTTATGGCAGATTCATCTCCTGAAATTTATACTTATAAAATTATAAATACTTACCCACACGATAAAAATGCGTTTACACAAGGATTGGAGTATTATAATGGTTTTTTATATGAAGGAACAGGTCGTAAAGGTCAATCTTACATTAGAAAAGTTGAATTAGAGACTGGTAAAGTACTTCAACAAAAAGATTTAGATGCAAAGTATTTTGGTGAAGGTGTTACAATTTTAAATAACAAAATTCATCAATTAACTTGGCAAGGTGGTATTGGTATTGTGTATGATTTAGATACTTTTGAAAAAGAAAAAGAATTTAAGTATACCAAAAGCCTTCAAGGTTGGGGTTTTGCAAATAATGGTAAACAATTATTAAAAACAGATGGTACAGAACGTATTTGGTTTTTAAATCCTGAAACTTTTATAGAGGAAAGTTATATAGAAGCTTACACCAATAAAAGAAAAGTTGAAAACCTTAACGAATTAGAATATATTAATGGATTGATTTATGCCAATATTTGGCAACAAAACTCAATTTTAATTATAAATCCAAAAAATGGAAAAGTTGAAGGTGTTGCAGATTTAGATGGTTTAAAAACAGAAATTTTAAAAGAACAAAACCTAGTTGATAGCGATGAGGTTTTAAATGGAATTGCGTACGACAAAGAAAATAATCGCTTATTTGTAACAGGTAAACATTGGGCTAAATTATTTGAAATTGAATTGATAAAAAAATAG